A single window of Pyxicephalus adspersus chromosome 10, UCB_Pads_2.0, whole genome shotgun sequence DNA harbors:
- the LOC140338848 gene encoding uncharacterized protein, with amino-acid sequence MAVQKHELEHYECQKTSEGGRVLWACPGKSRGAGLPAVTVHGRSRVTAVIQARSPGGSGGSGQTESRRARRQQGRRRWEREGGEAGAAPEEEGETQRKTQKRSRPGSYLLSDSPQPARCDIGYTATRMATTATCTRFTDEYQLYEELGKGAFSVVRRCVKKTTNQEYAAKIINTKKLSARVLGRLHHCYLSQHNWEMNGLVGKYGHTVSLNGFGNSCGV; translated from the exons ATGGCTGTGCAGAAACACGAGCTAGAGCATTATGAGTGCCAGAAGACCAGT GAAGGGGGGCGTGTCCTGTGGGCGTGTCCCGGGAAGTCTCGCGGTGCTGGCCTCCCAGCAGTGACAGTGCACGGTCGGAGCAGAGTGACAGCAGTCATCCAGGCTCGGTCACCCGGGGGAAGCGGAGGCAGCGGACAGACGGAGTCTCGAAGGGCCCGGCGGCAGCAGGGGAGGAGAAGGTGGGAGCGGGAGGGAGGGGAAGCAGGAGCCGCCccggaggaggagggggagacgCAGAGGAAGACGCAGAAGAGATCTCGCCCCGGCTCTTACCTTCTCTCTGACAGCCCGCAGCCCGCCCGATGCGACATCGGCTACACAGCTACTAGAATGGCCACCACAGCGACCTGCACCCGATTCACCGACGAGTACCAGCTGTATGAGGAGCTCGGCAA GGGTGCCTTTTCTGTAGTCCGGAGATGTGTAAAGAAAACCACCAATCAGGAATATGCTGCAAAGATTATCAATACCAAGAAGCTGTCTGCTAGAG TTCTAGGAAGGCTTCATCACTGTTATCTGTCCCAACATAACTGGGAAATGAATGGGCTAGTTGGAAAATATGGTCACACGGTGTCATTAAATGGATTTGGAAACAGTTGTGGCGTCTAA